One region of Pogoniulus pusillus isolate bPogPus1 chromosome 19, bPogPus1.pri, whole genome shotgun sequence genomic DNA includes:
- the EOLA2 gene encoding protein EOLA2, whose product MRFGCLSFRQPYAGLVLNKVKTVETRWRPLLAAYKNCTVAIHIAVKDWQDETWREILLNRFGMTPEQVQDLLDEGEKFGRGVIAGLVDIGETSLYPENLPSEKILELEDKAVLRNLEQKYLTVISNPRWLLEPIPARGRQGMWQVDIPEELIPSEA is encoded by the exons ATGAGATTTGGTTGCCTTTCCTTCCGACAGCCGTATGCGGGATTGGTTTTAAACAAAGTCAAAACAGTGGAGACGCGGTGGCGTCCGTTGCTAGCAGCTTACAAGAACTGCACCGTTGCTATTCATATAGCTGTTAAGGACTGGCAAGATGAAACTTGGAGAGAAATTCTTTTGAATAGGTTTGGCATGACACCAGAGCAAGTGCAGGATTTGTTGGATGAAGGGGAAAAATTTGGCAGAGGAGTTATTGCAG GACTAGTGGACATTGGAGAGACCTCACTATATCCAGAAAACTTGCCTTCTGAAAAGATTCTGGAGCTAGAAGACAAAGCTGTTCTCAGGAATCTAGAACAGAAGTACTTGACTGTTATTTCCAATCCACGCTGGCTCCTGGAACCAATTCCTGCCAGAGGGAGACAAGGCATGTGGCAGGTGGACATCCCTGAAGAACTGATCCCTTCAGAAGCATAG